In Tachysurus vachellii isolate PV-2020 chromosome 10, HZAU_Pvac_v1, whole genome shotgun sequence, the following proteins share a genomic window:
- the LOC132851925 gene encoding uncharacterized protein LOC132851925 produces the protein MAPIMEGTHTVLCLHKRIEEVIYISPYFPNRGVRGFTRSGHTSHHCQSLFTNQHDQKAEDHAMQKQKTQSNKPAKKVLQSCEATQFLAEIHWLSEEHWQLIVDLLSLCGDCASRFRMGNKDGKLQAQFEGHEIHPDQSVSSSNLQHTMSLSPERKRPASGVRNIKKLGSKKMDTAEEFLQTKLKKKVQPITASEMLNKFLDADFLEANENQKLLGTPASVHVPHTTGSDSYASVSSEPLLTMEEPYQTSQGAWDFMEDSRLFEPEIDLCTEFTEFEDQFCLSYGAFSRCLTEAKQYHNHQEQMTNGNNIALSGKMSSAGKYNLQNNSGGKTGVSLYDNMNRRDIVVEVVAKSKELSNFNHGGKENSADVIEVGPHTDNASSAVGQNTCQVLRQEMLNVQNNVELNVRDRPSEAMTFPLIDSQNQTSNLRPRTKSPISPSLSGVFNCSYPPSNSLQSMSPILSPLSSKLSSPQLNHRIVLLPEEDAGKDTDQDMWFHETAGSWFKAGDQPKNPMEATDKNGNQRPITRMDLNLSKQGSGNSTCINNGTNASKITEECLRQEEMWLLDGEVDGDDSISHKPLCRATRPDHLEFLRITPPDDDIIGETVCYTNSGLL, from the coding sequence ATGGCTCCCATAAtggagggcacacacacagtgctctgTCTGCACAAACGAATTGAGGAGGTTATTTACATCAGCCCATACTTCCCCAATAGGGGAGTGCGAGGCTTTACACGCAGTGGCCACACCTCTCATCACTGCCAGTCACTGTTCACCAATCAGCACGACCAGAAGGCTGAAGATCATGCAATGCAGAAACAAAAGACTCAGTCAAACAAGCCAGCAAAGAAAGTCTTGCAGTCCTGTGAAGCAACACAATTTTTAGCTGAAATTCACTGGCTGTCTGAAGAACATTGGCAGCTGATTGTGGATCTCCTGTCTCTATGTGGTGACTGTGCATCACGATTCAGAATGGGCAACAAGGACGGCAAGCTACAGGCTCAATTCGAAGGGCATGAAATACATCCTGATCAAAGTGTTAGCAGCAGCAACCTTCAGCATACCATGTCTTTGTCCCCAGAACGTAAAAGACCTGCTTCTGGGGTTAGAAATATCAAGAAACTAGGTAGCAAGAAAATGGACACTGCTGAGGAGTTCTTGCAGACTaaattgaaaaagaaagtacagcCAATCACAGCTTCAGAAATGTTGAATAAATTCCTGGATGCAGACTTTCTTGAGGCAAATGAAAACCAAAAGTTGCTTGGAACCCCTGCTTCTGTGCATGTACCACATACCACTGGCTCCGACTCCTATGCCAGTGTCAGCAGTGAGCCACTTCTCACAATGGAAGAACCCTATCAGACATCTCAGGGAGCCTGGGACTTCATGGAGGACTCACGTCTGTTTGAGCCAGAGATAGACCTCTGCACTGAATTCACTGAGTTTGAGGACCAGTTCTGTCTGAGTTATGGAGCATTTTCCCGTTGTCTCACAGAAGCGAAACAGTACCATAACCATCAGGAGCAAATGACCAATGGAAATAACATTGCTTTAAGTGGAAAAATGAGTTCTGCTGGAAAATACAATTTGCAGAATAATTCTGGAGGTAAGACTGGAGTTAGTCTGTATGATAACATGAACAGGAGAGACATAGTTGTTGAAGTGGTGGCCAAAAGTAAGGAATTATCTAATTTCAACCATGGGGGCAAAGAGAATTCAGCTGACGTCATTGAAGTAGGGCCTCATACTGATAATGCTAGCTCTGCAGTGGGACAAAATACTTGCCAAGTTTTGAGACAAGAAATGCTAAATGTCCAGAACAATGTGGAATTAAATGTTAGAGACAGACCTTCAGAAGCAATGACATTTCCACTCATCGATTCTCAAAATCAAACTTCCAACCTCAGGCCTAGGACCAAAAGCCCTATATCTCCTTCCCTTTCTGGGGTTTTTAATTGTTCCTACCCTCCATCCAACAGCCTTCAGAGTATGTCCCCTATCTTGTCACCACTGTCATCCAAGCTGTCCAGTCCCCAGCTGAACCACCGCATTGTATTGCTGCCTGAGGAGGATGCGGGTAAGGACACAGATCAAGACATGTGGTTCCATGAAACAGCTGGGTCATGGTTTAAAGCTGGGGACCAGCCCAAAAACCCAATGGAGGCCACAGATAAAAACGGAAACCAAAGACCTATCACTAGGATGGACCTAAACCTCAGCAAACAGGGATCTGGTAACTCTACATGTATCAACAATGGTACAAACGCTTCCAAAATTACAG